The DNA sequence CGCGATGAAATAGAGGCGGGTAAAATGAAGATAGAATGGGGAAGTCAGATAAGAAATTATGTAATGCAGCCCTATCGATTGATTAAAGATGTTCGAACAGGTACTGAAACTTCAGATGTTGACTCAGTTATGAATGGTAATATAGATGATTTTTTAAAGTCCTATTTAATGTTGATGGGACAGAGACCTCAATAAGATACGATAAAATAAAATTATTTATATTTGTTTTTAATAAAAATAAAAATATTTGATAAATTATGGGTATTATACTACTATTTGTTCTATTTATATTATTTTTTTTAGGCGCGCCTATATTTGTTGTAAAGCAACAAACATCAGTAATAATTGAAAGATTTGGAAAATTTAATTCCTCACGAAATGCTGGGATTAATTTTAAAGTTCCTTTCATAGATAAGATCGCAGGAAGAGTTAATTTAAAAATCCAGCAATTGGATGTAATGATTGAAACAAAAACAAAAGATAATGTATTTGTTCACCTTAAAGTTTCAGTCCAATATCATGTAGTTCAAACAGCTGTGTATGATGCATTTTACAAATTACAAAATCCATACGAACAAATCACTTCTTATGTTTTTGATGTAGTACGTGCTGAAGTTCCTAAATTACGGTTAGATGATGTATTTGAAAGAAAAGATGACATAGCAATTGCTGTTAAAAGTGAATTGCAAGAAGCGATGCAGAGCTATGGGCACAGCATTGTAAAAGCCTTAGTTACAGATATAGATCCGGATGAGCAAGTTAAACAAGCAATGAATCGTATAAATTCAGCAGAAAGAGAAAAGGTTGCTGCAGAATATGAAGCAGAAGCAGAGCGTATAAAAATTGTAGCTAAAGCCAAAGCAGAAGCAGAAAGTAAACAATTACAAGGAAAAGGTATTGCTGATCAAAGGAGAGAAATCGCACGAGGTTTAGAGGAATCAGTTAAAGTATTAAACGGAGTAAATATAAACTCACAAGAGGCCTCTTCTTTAATTGTAGTTACTCAACATTACGATACATTAAGCTCGATAGGAGCCAGTTCTCGATCTAATTTAATATTGCTGCCCAATAATCCGAGTGCAGCAAGTGATATGTTAACTAATACAATCACTTCTTTTGTAGCTTCACAAAAAGTTAGCGATCAATTAAATGATAAACGATCCATGTAATAAAATTAATTAAAGAATATAAAAAAGAGGCATTGATTTCCAATGCCTCTTTTTTATGAAAATATATTAGATATTTATCCAAAAATTATTTTTTAGTGGCCTCCTTAATATCATTTTTAGAATCCTCAGCAGCATTTTTCACACCTTCTTTAGCGTTATTAGCTGTTTCTTTGATATTATGGTTTTGATCGTTTGCTTCGTCCTTAACTTTATCAACAGTCTTGTCTAAGCTTTCTTTAGCTTCATGAGCTGTTTCTTTTATATGAGCGGTAGCAGAATCGGTAAAATTTCCAATTTTTTCACCTAAAGTCGCTGTATCTTTTGCAAGAGAA is a window from the Apibacter sp. B3706 genome containing:
- a CDS encoding SPFH domain-containing protein, producing the protein MGIILLFVLFILFFLGAPIFVVKQQTSVIIERFGKFNSSRNAGINFKVPFIDKIAGRVNLKIQQLDVMIETKTKDNVFVHLKVSVQYHVVQTAVYDAFYKLQNPYEQITSYVFDVVRAEVPKLRLDDVFERKDDIAIAVKSELQEAMQSYGHSIVKALVTDIDPDEQVKQAMNRINSAEREKVAAEYEAEAERIKIVAKAKAEAESKQLQGKGIADQRREIARGLEESVKVLNGVNINSQEASSLIVVTQHYDTLSSIGASSRSNLILLPNNPSAASDMLTNTITSFVASQKVSDQLNDKRSM